The Gossypium hirsutum isolate 1008001.06 chromosome D03, Gossypium_hirsutum_v2.1, whole genome shotgun sequence genomic interval TTGTCCCTTTCCAATTCTTTAGTTTCATGTCATTGACAaataatttttggtaatttttacccTGAATCCAAAACCTAAAACTTGAATCCCGAACCCTTAAACACTGAACCCAAACTCATAACTCATAACTCCGAACCCTTGGACTTTAAACTCAAACCCTTGAACCTTTGAACTCTAAACTCAAATCTTAAACCCCAAACCCcgaaccctaaaccttaaatcccaaaccCAAACCCTGAACCTTAAGGTTCGGGGTTTAAGGTTCAAGGTTCGAGggtaaaataattactaaaattatgtgtcaatggcatggaaaaaattgcacaaaaattattaatttttttaaaaatgttagttgcataaaaataaaaaaaatgttaacttatggaaaaaagaacaaaatgattaaaatttgtaaaagaagaaaagatatttgtttataattttaaaaattaattatttaaagtaatttaattaaagttaaattaagttagaaaaaaatattagatatagatgagtatataataatattttattatctttaaaatttgatgacGTGACACTATTTTATTGATGCCTACAAACTATTCTTTTTAGAATCATATTAATATAACTTATTTCCCTATTTAATGAATACTGTTTGTATTAATTACATGGATAATGTAGGTtcacataattaatatattaataatattttaaaatatataagtattacgttactattattatatgtatTAACATaggtataaaaatattataattttaattctcattttactattaaaattgaAGATATTAATGTAACAATGTATGAGAATTGAAATTGTATTACTTTGTAATTATGACAAAAtctaaattagggtttttttcttGTCATCGTCGACAATAACATGGGATACTTTTTAAAAAGGTAAACAATTATCATAAAATGTACAAAATCCCAACCaacttttaacttgattttctaaatatggataatttccatgttaacaatttaatcttttaattgtcTAAAAAATCGGAAAATTTAAGACTTGAAATCACTACAATTATTCTAGTTATGGTAAGTAACAAAAATCATAATCTTCAATTTATATTCATAATTATAATCAGAGAATTAATTTCTAGTCTATAAAATCTTAAAAGAATTCCACGATGTTTCTTTCTAAACAAAATATAATCTCAAGAAACCATTGAAGAGAGGTAAACTTCTTATGCTTCTTTTTCTAATTAAGAAATCGTTTGATAGCTACTCATATAACCCATTTGtctttattcttcttcttttcttttgtatattATTGTGCTTTTAATggttaatttcaatatttttctttGTTATATGTGGAGAGAAATAAGAGttgtctaaatattttttttaattaaaaaagcgctttttttattgatttgatgttgtatttctttttggttttcaGAGAATTTTAGAAATGGGTCGTGGAAAATTGAACATGAAGTTCATTATGAAAGACAAAGTGCGTATTTTAACATACGAAAAGCGCAAAAAGGGCCTAATAAAAAAGGCCCAAGAATTCTCGATTCTTTGCGGTGTTGAAACGTGTGTAATTCTTTATGCACCCAAATCGAAAGAAACCCCTGCGAAGCTCGAGATTTGGCCCTCGGACCATGCTAAAGTGATGCATGTCATCGACAAATACAAAGGGAAGCCATTGCACGTACGCGAAAGGAAATGCTTTAACGTTCTTGATTTCTATGCAATACGTCGGAAGAAGCTCGATGACGAGATTTGCAAACTGCGGAAAGCTAATACAGAAGCCAAGTTTTCCGTATGGGATGATCGTATCAATAGCTTCTCGGTTAATCAACTTTCGGCCCTTCTCTCTAGCTTGGACTCCAACTTAGAATCCGCACGGACGATGATTAAGATGATAAAGGGAAAGCATCAATCTTTAATCGAAGATTCAACTGAAAACCAGCTGAACCAACCAAGCCTTGATCTTTATAATCAAGCTCAACTCTCCTTGTTTCAAAGGGCCTCGGACATGGAAATCACAAAGCAGCAACAACCCATGTTTACTGTGAGTTCTTCTTGTCAACCTTTTAGCTCCAATGAGCCTCTTCAATGGCAGTCTGTCAATATGAATCCTATTGATACCTCAATGGCAATGGTGTCCACAAATGGTACTTTAGACTTCACTCAAGCGGATGGAGAGTGTAGTAGCAGCACAACTTATAGTTCACTAACACCACAAACATGTTATGACCCAACAACTTCAATGGTGGGCAATGTAGTGTTGAGTAACTCTTGGGGAGTCCCAGTTTGCTTTTATGGTCAGTTAATGCCGCCAATGACACCATTTGCGTCCCCTACGATGTTGAGCTTTCCTTCTCAAGCTGGCGAGCTTGATCGTAATGTCGGTGATCAAGTTAGATCAATCAATAAGAAATAGAAGTTTTagaaaaagtttaattataattggAATTGGATTATGATTTAGTTTGGTTGTACCTAAGATTGTTGCTTGATTTAGGGTTTacactttaattttatttagttatgttttaaaatttatatttttccatTCTTTGATTGGTTGagcatataaatatttatttagttatgttttaaaattttatatttttccatTCTTTAATTGGTTGAGCACATAAATCTTTACGAGGACACTAAATCAAATAAGATTTTATATGAGGACacaattaaatatgaatttatatatggaCACTAAATCAAATATAGATTAAATGTGATATctcatttattaataaataagcAGGAATGTTTGAATGAGAGATTTGGGGAtgaaagtttcttttatttaatttacttatttaaatagAATAATGAAAACTGAgatttgagtttttatttattttcttatttcaacTTAATCCTAATTAAAAATACTTTACATTTTAAAATGCTTTaattccaatttttatttttagtttattatcCAAATGCACCGTTAAacacataaaaatttatatactttgacCTATTAAACAGGTTTTTCCATCATGTTGAAGCTTTTTacagaaattaataatttaatattttttctttaatttcataaaaaaaataatgttcatattttgtgaaaattgaaaaattagttaaattattaaaaaatgtataaatttaaatactcgatttatactaatttattgcatataaattattaaatttagtcgATTCTTTTGCATGTAAATTACAAAACTGTTAGATTTTCATAGGGTAaggtaccaattttttttttctcagcTTTGGAATAATTGTAAGAAGAAGAAAGGGACAAATCCAACAGCTTGGCCCTTCCTCGGTACCCTCCAAACTCATTCTTTGTAAAATAACAGCACATAATTTCTTATTTTCTAGTAACCAGAAAAAGCAATGGCAAAGAAAAATTCTACTAAGAAATGAACACCCACATTCTCATACAAACAATTACAAGCCAACTTGTGGAAGCCAAACATCAAAACTCTTAAAACAGGGTTCTGCTGCATGAACTCAATCATTGAACATATTTTCAATCTAAGGATCCCATATGAACAAGTAGGATAATGATATCCAAAAACAATTTCTTAGGAACGATAATAAATGTTTCAAGAACAACAAAATACAAAGTTCACCCAAAAGATGTCCATAAACCAAGTGAATTACTTGGTTCTACGACAAACATATACAGCAGCTTTCCCTCCTAGTAGTAGGATTTTTCATTTCTTCCAATTATATCACACACCTAATTCAACATTACTGCTCATACTTCAGTTTGCTACTAGCATCTCGTCTTTCTTTTCGCCGGCTGACGTTTCTTTGCTTTGTGTCTCCGGCACATTCAcaactgctgctgctgctgctactGCCTTGGGCACTGCTTGAGCTGATTCTATGTTCCCGGAAGGAATAGACACGGGCTCCAACGACTCTTGTTTAGCTATTTCCGAAGATTCTTGTAGCGCTGACTCCGGTGTATCGTTTTTCATTGGCTCTGATGGTGTGGTATCACTCTCAGCTGTCCCCTTTTCTTTCTGTAAAAGGATAACAGTTAAGCTAATAAAACAAACCTCCCACACTTGCTTAAGTCTATCAAACAAATATCATTGGAGTAGATCTATATGTATATGTATCAAGGAGCCTTTTGTAGTCGATAAATGAACCATTGGGGAAAGTTGAGTCCACAGTGCAACATTATTGATAAAACAAACAAACATAAGAATGCAGATTGATGAAGCTTTACAGATAAGGATGTCTAGAAAAGTATTCCACATACATTCCAAAATGTTTGAAATCATAAAGCACCCTAAAACATCATCAATGAGTTAAGTTGCAGAAGATTATTCAAATGAACAGAACAAACCGGTACGGAAAGTACTCGAAGGGCCAGTTTGTTCGCCTAAATCCACTAGTTTGATGCATTATATGGTGCCCACCATCAAATTATATATCTTGGATCAGAACCACAATATATTTATCACCATCAGTTTATGTACTATTGAGGAAATTTCCTTTTTATATATCTACATATATGTTATAATCTCATGCTTTGTAGCTTGATAGACAATACCAACCATATGAGGAATTATTCAATCTACTTTTTGAATCTTTGCTTTGCTTTCACTTTCTTACCAACCAAACAGTAGAAAAACCAGTTATAATTCAAAGAAAAAAGTGAAGAAAAAGATGCTGTTCAACAACCAGCATAATGAAAAGACAGATATATGACCGTATTCAAATGAAAGATTCCATCATCCCTGCTTTAACGGAAATCACATCAACCACTAAAGCAAAAGATCTAGAACACCATTCATCAAATTTAGTAATAAACACAGTTCCATTCACATCTAAAACGAATACAATTTAAACCCTTTCTTCAATTTACAGTACACATGCATTATGCAGTACCAGTTATAGGATTAGAAACAGATACCTCTTGGAACAAGTTACTAAGAGATCGTCTCTTGTTTGATTGATCATCAATGGCATCATCATCGATAACATCTTTGTCcttagcaacctcatcagcttcCACCTTCTTTTCACCATCAGCAGCAACAGCAAGAGCAGCCTCCTTTGGTTCGGGAACCGCCTCTTTCGACGGTGCTGGAGCAGGGATCTCGGGTTCGTCACCCTTCAAAACCTTGGGCTTGGTAGCACAACCACCCATGTTTGCTCAGCTTTCAATATTGTTTTGATCAACTGTTTTAGGTAAGATTGAACAAAAAGAGAAGATATAGGAGATTTATAGGGGAAAAGGAAGAAaacttgggttttttttttttttaaaaaaaggcttGATTGGCTTCAGACAAATGTTGTACTCTGCGTTAAAACAAGAGCAATCCCAAGAGACAAAAAATAAGACAAAACGACAACTAAAAAAACATACTGAAACATTTTATTAACGGTCccccaaaaaattaataaattgtttccattgttattataataataattataattattcataataatcataataataacaGTTGTCTCAAGCTGTACAGCTTTTCACAACCCTAATGTGTTGAAATctcaaaagagaaaaaagaaaccaTTGAGTTTGGGTGAAGTAATTGATGAACATGAGTTGGCTATGATTTTATTTTCCTGGTTTTGGAAagtgtattttttaaattaatcatCCATGAATGGGTGGTAAAAAGAACAGAGCAGGGGACCATGGTATGCATGCAAATGGGTTGTAAAAAGCTTCAGGTGGGGCCTTATATTTTCTGTCAAGTATTTTTACATGTTTATGTTATTGCATGTATTATGCATATGTTGGAGTTAGGTTCCCCCTGTTTTACCAACTTATTTAACACAGCAAAATTTTATTCCATCAAGACAAGGCCATAATCGTGATTCCATAAATGGGAGGTcacattatatattattattaaaaggaaATGAAAGAAGCAGAGAGGGAGGCAGAATCTGACGAGAGTTTGCAGGGCGGAATATGCCGAAATTAGGTCCCTTAAATTATTCAaaggatttttattattattaaaacattCAAAGGATATTAATTGTAGAGAATTAGGTAATAACTAAAAACGAAGATGTGGTGTGCTTATAATCGCATCGTGTTGCCCATCAGACTTCCACTTCCCCATATAgtctataatatattttttatcattataccTGTTTTCCATCAAAACCCTAAATCTCATACTTCAGAAGGAAGAGTTTGTTGTAATGAAGAGAaaagggtttgacccatgttggAGGTTTGGAGCTATGCCTCAAAGTTGTATAACGTAATTTTAGACATGGCAAGCACTAAAAAGAAAGGTTAATTATACTGATTTTACTAAATTGTGGTcggattttaaattaattttaaaattttagaattttaatttatatcatatttattacACTAATTTATCAGTTTAGATGTTAAATGTTAATTCAAATCTAATATTATACGCATTTAACATGTTTGAATACTTATTGTCATGATAATCTAGGTttgatgtattaattttttttttaaaatttgtatacaTATGCTTAAATATACTTCATATGATACCTGAGTTAGAATTTAACGTCTAAAGAAAATTTAAACTACTAAAAGACTTTAATTAATATGATACAGATATTTTGAGaacataaaatcataatttataacTATTTGTGCAATTAACCACTCAATAAGCTCCACTGCGAAACtgtaatgtaatgcaatgcaAGCACCGATTTTCATTTCCAATAGCTGATTGTAGCACACATTTTGTTGTTTACATAACAGGCCAAAAGCACCAGAATTGGACCACTAGATTGTTAAAACAGACTACTCTTTGCCTCCCCAATTCGACCAATGCCTACCAAAAcacctttttatttaaaacacTTACAATGCTACTTTTCTAATATTTTTGAGTGAAGTTAAGAATGTTACTCCCAATGATAAGGGATAACCTCAAGGTGTTCTTGTCTAAAGAATTATACCAGGGGCTGCTATTTGCAAAAATGGGAAATAACTAAAAGGAACAATTATAACCTATCTAACTTATTTCGGATAAGACATAAGAATTGTCGAGGGACCGAATTCGATATTAATATaagttttactttaaaaatttaagtataaatcTTTTATCAGTGATTCAATCGAtttataattcataatttaataattttttaaaatggatACAGAGAGGTTAAAATTTCTTCAAAGTTGCTTTATAGGTATGTCTAGGTCTGAAAGAAAattaagaaggaaaaaaaaataaaattaactatcACTATTTAACCATAATTTTGTTCTAAATACTATATTTTTCCTCTTACCAACCGGGGAAgcatttgatttaatttatttttggcttaacgtttatatgttttataaaatggtgttaattgtatttttgagtttttttttagctATCAATCTTTTTTTAACAGATTTTATGAAAGTACCGTTAAAAAAGTTAGCGGGATGATGTGGAATTTCGTATgcggaatatttttaatgagatgtaatttattacttaaataatctaataaaataattacatatgaaaaataataaaataaataaataattcatgaagttaaaaaataaatcttaatttaaagaaaataaacataattaccTAAAAAAATATgaggtttaaaaaatatatttaataaatcaaaccgaAAATACTGAATGTGAAGTTTAAAATTCTTTGTAGAAAAAGCCAAAAGCCCAATGGCGAAGCCATGTTGAGGCCTAGGGGGGGcatgtttaatatttttcaatttagtcatttgtaAATTTACACTATGGCCTCTCAAAAATATAAGTAGACTCTTCAATGTTTAAGATTTTTGCAATTTTCCCCTCTCTCTCTATATTATAGCCCTCCAAAAAATATAAGTAAGCtcttccaatatttttataggattaaaaataatattaaaaaaattattcttaataaAAACAAAGAGATAATCTTCTTGAAGAAGTTAAATTACTCATGATGACttttgaatgatatttttgttaaataataaattaatatttatttaatagtttacttaacataataatattttataagtaatataatataatatatatatatatatatatatataaagaaaagaaaagatgaagaggcttttatcatctttcttcttcatattagtgcttaaaaagaaaagaaaaaaaatattatttatcattttttctccaaatttgaagtataaggtatgttcttcttcaaacttttcatagattttgaatgtttgaaacttgttttacatatatgtaccaatagtttttgtttgtttgtttgtttgttttatcAAGTATATTAAAAGTTTCCATTAAAGGGCATTGATGGAACTTGGAAGCTTATAAAATTAAGTGAAATGTGTATGTTTTTGGATGGAATATGATTAGGAGACAGATTCTAACTtgttaaaagtgtaaaaatgaaacaaaaatagttAGATAATGTTATAGTAAGTTTCGGCCAAAGTGAAAAGGAGGAAGAAAACTTTGGtcactttgtttaaaattatgtcaAATGTTAACTTGTGAAATAGTGAGCATTCCTGtgaaaacagaataaaaaatagttaatcGTGTCTAATGATAGCTATTTCGTCTTAATTGTTGGAATACTGCttcttttgaatatattttttatatgtttaaatcgattGTCATGTTGGAATACTATTTCTTTTGAACcgattgtttatatgtttaaattgactGTTACATAGCACTTCTAATTTTAGCTTGTCCCCCAGATTAATATCTTGGTCCGCCACTGCGTACATCAAGATTAAACTCAAAAGGTTTGTAATGGCATCCATGCTATACATTAAACTGAGTACTATTGTTCATGCATTATACATCATACATTCTTTTTACACCATACGTGCCGCATATTAAACTAAGTACTATTGTTCAATCATTACCATGCTATAAATTAACGCCTCTAATTTATGTGCCCAACAAGTTGGGTGTATCCTTAATCAATGACGTGACCATCTTCTTCGTCTATAACTTTGATCAAGGCAAAACCAAGCTGCAAATTtgattgtgtaacaccctaaactcggcttAGACGTCCAGTCCAAATTTAGAGAGTTACATCATCTTTCATCAATTACCACACAAACAACAAAACAAAACTAAATCATGCTTCACATAATATTCATCACAAAAGCTAAATAAGTGTATAGTCTCCCAAAGTCATACTGTTATAGTTTACCGAAACTCTT includes:
- the LOC107950585 gene encoding PR domain zinc finger protein 2; amino-acid sequence: MGGCATKPKVLKGDEPEIPAPAPSKEAVPEPKEAALAVAADGEKKVEADEVAKDKDVIDDDAIDDQSNKRRSLSNLFQEKEKGTAESDTTPSEPMKNDTPESALQESSEIAKQESLEPVSIPSGNIESAQAVPKAVAAAAAVVNVPETQSKETSAGEKKDEMLVAN
- the LOC107950030 gene encoding agamous-like MADS-box protein AGL82, translating into MKDKVRILTYEKRKKGLIKKAQEFSILCGVETCVILYAPKSKETPAKLEIWPSDHAKVMHVIDKYKGKPLHVRERKCFNVLDFYAIRRKKLDDEICKLRKANTEAKFSVWDDRINSFSVNQLSALLSSLDSNLESARTMIKMIKGKHQSLIEDSTENQLNQPSLDLYNQAQLSLFQRASDMEITKQQQPMFTVSSSCQPFSSNEPLQWQSVNMNPIDTSMAMVSTNGTLDFTQADGECSSSTTYSSLTPQTCYDPTTSMVGNVVLSNSWGVPVCFYGQLMPPMTPFASPTMLSFPSQAGELDRNVGDQVRSINKK